A segment of the Cotesia glomerata isolate CgM1 linkage group LG2, MPM_Cglom_v2.3, whole genome shotgun sequence genome:
AAGAATCGTGAAGTAGGACCAGTTGGTGGACAATTCTTTGGTGTTCTTCATCAGTTGGATTTCTTCAGAACATTCAGCTCgcaaattgtcaaatttttcatcttcaaCAGCTTCTCTGTTTTCTTCACAGACATAAAATCCAGCGACAATCAATTTGACAATATGacgttttattgaatatttaagaaaaattcttccAAACATATCGAACTCAAAATTGTGACCCAATATAACATTTACCGGCAgcttgttataaatatttttagtatttatatcAATATTTGTGTTTAGAATCAACTGTAAGTAGCCTGAGGGGTCCGTTCTAGCAGCAGAGAATACACATGTTTCATTAATTTCGTTAAAAGCCTGGATGTCAATGTATGGATGATCCAACAATAACTCTATTAAATCCATTGAATCTTTCAAAGTACAAGCAACCATCAAAGGTGTGCATTTCCGGAGTGAGGTCATACCAGACATCATTAAGTTAACATCAGCACCATGGCTAATCAAGAGCTCCATTATGCTCAAATTAGATTTTTCGACAGCACAACCGAAAGGTGACATGTTAAAGTTACCAAATTTATAGTCATTGACTTGAGCACCACGACTGAGTAACAATTCCACCATTTCATATCTGTTGAAACTGACGGCTATTGTTAATAGCGATTGGTGATCCTCTCCTAGATCATTGATATCAACACCAGTATCTAATAATTTCTGGACAGTCTTCAACTTGTTACACTTGACAGCAAATTCCAATACTGAATTTCCGTATCCTGTCGTAGCCTGGAGATCGCATTTCAAAGCTAACAAGTGATCGATCATTGCTTGATCATTCAGGCCTATTGCAatatgaattattgacattgcAACTATACCTCTGAATGGTTGATCATGTATTTTTACTGAATTGAAGTCATTTTGCCAAAAAAGGTAATTATATTCCACTCCAATTTCCAGTACGACGTCCTTCGACAGTCTGCCTgcttttatttcttcacaaACCtcgtcataatttttttcaccaaaaatttttaactttttaaattctttataattatcaatttctcTTCTGTTTCCCATTTTAATTAGATTGATTAATACAACTCGAAGAAGTTGAGATTCGCGcacaaaaaattgtaagtcATTATtagtaaagataaaaaaaaattataatttcataaaagtttattataattatttacttaaataaatattttgtttcaaTTCTAATATGGAAGATAATGTTGCAAAATTCCTCTCTTATATTGTTTTTTCACAAAAGtttgttttgtttttcagTTCATTTGACGCTTACTAGATAGCAGCACGTGGTGCTTTTCGTCCGACGTCTGTCATTTAATGTCGAATGAGGCAATGTCACgatgtttatattttacatgtCGACAGGTCGCAAGTATGCATATGGAATAACCTCTAttcactttttattaataattaacttatttatttaataatataaaataaaaaaattaaaatgatggatataaaacaaaaagtaaTTGATAGATTCAGAGAATTATTAGGTACtgtcttgaaaaatttaaataaatcaacatAATTTCATGAATAGCtccagattaaaatttttggagctACAATCAGAATTAATTGACGACTGGAGAGTTCGTTTATTATAACTACTCCAAACTAAATCAAACCTGTGAAGATTTACTTCATTCTTTAATTCCTAGCATACTTAACTCTGTAAATTAAGTTCTAAATGTTTTAATTGAGTGGGGAATTACCGTTGTATGTATTCaatatttacattatattTATCAGAAATTAGTAGCaccaagattttttttgaaaattcaaaataacaattcatACTGAATTCAtatgaaactttaaatttttaaatctgaaaattttttttttttagtatgagagaaatttttcaattgactcctcttaaaaaaatttatggattTTTAAGAGAATTTTGATCATTTATGGTGAtatgtaattttcaatttatttcgataaaaaattctttaatggATTCATGgttatttatattaagaaCCTTCAAAGAATTAGAAAAGAAAATCTATCATTTGATtccaattataattataatgagcccttaactttgtaaaattacacggaaaaaataaaaattaaaaaatgatagttTAAAGGACAATTTGTAAAAGCTGGTTAAATTCTGTAagaattacatttaaaaactgATGAAGTTTCTTTTGTTATTGcaaaaactataatttttcaatttttttttccgtatacTATTTTCAAGTGAACataactaagaaaaaaaaaacgaagttACTTCAAATTGGACAGTTCACtaactattaatttatctCCTAAATAACCTTCACTGTGTAAttctagaaaaataaataaaattattaatattttgtagTTAATTCATTTGTCTAtcataattgtaataaataacatgaaaataataacaaaaattttaaggcTGGCAATAGCCTAGTCGGCTCAGTgcccgcttttcgaaagagtgggacctaGGTTCGATCATGGGTTTTCtttgtggtttccccatgattctgttccaacagcctgagaaggtgaggttcagggtgaatacggtacagaaagcacaagtcggtccacagccgcaataTAAAGCAAAGGAAGTGTTGTTGGGTGGGACTTGCTGAGGTCCAATATAGAAGAAGAGTAAAGAAAGCGTAAATGCTAGAAGAAAGAGGGGAgatcagccttgtaaaaaccaagAAAGGTGTACAAGTAAAAAGCAATTCTTCTtcttctaataaaaaaattttttatttcacacaatacaaaaatatttgttttttatttaataattaaactgaCAGTGTTATGTTTGATGTTATagtttaaagatattttttaattaaaactattaataatatcaagtgattttaagtgatttatttacttgatgcAGCACTTTTAGAGTAAGTGaagtaactaattaaaattaaagtaattatatatcttaataattaaaagcaaaataatttataataaattcaggacacttttaaaaataaaaaaaatgcaactTACATTTACCAAAATATCTTTATCTTTCATATAAAAATCTActtactaaataattattcattcatttttttcaatcaaaaaatttttgaccaaCTGAATGCCATCACTCTAGTAACTTTGACAGAtcataattattcaaaaagtgGTACACATTGTTAATAATAGTGTCCggcaaaattttatataaaatatcgaATAGCACTTGGTCTGTGCGTTTAAGTATCATCTTCCGCTGCAGAGCTTTTTTAAAGTGAAACGCAAGAATTTTTCCGTAGAGTGGGAATTTTTCAATCCACCCTTCTTCTTGATCAACAGAAACTTCGACGTGTTTGAAGCGGAGAGCCAAAAAATGCTGAGACCTCCTAAGAATCGTAAAGCAAGACCAGTTGGTGTACAATTCTTCGGTGTTCTTCATCAGTTGGATTTCTTCAGAACATTCAGCTCGCaaatagtcaaattttttatctctgaCAGCTACTCTGTTTTCTTTACAGACATAAAATCCAGCGACAATCAATTTGACAATatgatgttttattaaataattattgtcattCGATACAATATCTAACGGCAGCTCGTCAccaatatttttagtatttatatcAATGTTTGTGTTTAGAATTAACTGTAGCTGGTCTGAGTGGTCGTTTCTAGCAGCAACAAATACACAACTTTCAGCAAAGTTGTCAACAGCCTGGATGTCAATATATGGATGATTCAACAATAACTCTACTGAATCCATTGTATCTCTGAAAAAACAAGCAGCCATCAAAGGTGTGCCTGTCCGGGCTAAGGTTATACCAGACATCATTAAATTAACATCAGCACCATGACTAATTAGGAGCTCCATCATCTTCACATTAGATTCAGCGACAGCACAACCGAAAGGTGACTCGTTAATGTGACAAAATTTACCGACATTGACTTGAGCACCGCGACTGATTAACAATTCCACCATTTCCAAATTGTTAGAATCGACGGCTGTTACTAATAGCAATTGGAGATCTTCTCCTAGATTATTGGTATCAATACCAGTAGCTAATAATTTCTGGACAGTTGTCAACTTGTTACACATGACAGCAAATTGCAATACTGAATATCCGTATCCTGTCGTCGCCTGGAGATTGCAATTCAAAGCTAACAAGTGATCTATCATTGCTTGATCATTCAGGGCTATTGCAAcatgaattattgacattgcAACTGTACGTGGGAATAGGCAATCACGTATGTCTACCGAATTGAAGTGATATTggctaaaaagatatttatattGCACTCCAATTTTCAGTACGACATCCTTCGACAATCCACCTgcttttatttcttcacaaACCTCGTCGTAATTCTTTTCACccagaatttttaactttttaaattctttataattatcaatttcttCCATTTTGATTGGAATATTGATTAATACAACTCAAAGAAGATGAGATTCGCgcacaaaaaattgttagttattattagtaaagataaaaaaaaaattataatttaataaaagtttattataaggtttactaaataacattttactTCAATTCTAATATGAAGAATAAAGATGCGGAGTTTCTCTCCCTCCATAAATTCCTAAACTTTGTTTCATTTTTCAGTTTATTTGACGCCTACTAGATGACAGCACGTGGTGCTTTTCGTCCGTCGTCTGTCATTTAATGTCTTTGAGGCTATGTCacaatgtttatattttacatgtCGACAGGTCGCATGTATGCATATGGAATAACCTCCATTtgctttttattaatataatttaacttatttatttaatagtatgaaataaaaaaatttaaatgatgaaTATAAAACAGCAAGTAGTAGATAGATTCAACGAATCATTCCgtgcaaaaaaattctgattcaaaatgagtttaagattgaaattcatattttgacacaaatataaattagttttgagatcaatccacatttaaaattgatttgtatatacacagtaaaaaattttgcgtcattgcgtcaaaaaattttgtgttaaatatttaacacaaaattttttgacgcaatgacgcaaaattttttactgtgtagaaaTTAGCACGTCTGTAGAACTTTCGATCctgcttcaaaattttaataaagactTAAGGTATTACCCTCGCGATTTCCGTCGTCAAAAGTTTATGCCAGAGTGTACGGTACACATACCAGATAGCCATTATTGACAagcctaaaactttttgctgtttatgtacttatttcaGCCAATCACGAAGGAGATACTGGTCGTTTGAAAAGTCTGGCAACACTGCGTGAGcgttaagatattttatagtggTTATACTGTAGTGTTTTGGACTGGCTGTAGACTTACCTCTGTTTTGATATatgcgtttatttatttatttacatacattgaaagattaatatatattattatattaaaattgttaactttttgaatttttaataaatataaaaaaaattaaaattaattcagccgacatttaaaaatttttagaatttttttattgaaaaatgattacaaaaaataaaaagaaatttcacttgaaaaaaacttcaaaaactgtaaatgcaatataaaaaaaatttttttttttctaatttaattattaaaaaaaagtcaaaaaattaaaaatgttggctaactttagtatcataaaaaaatacttattttcataaaataatcatagttttttttttaaataaataaaattaataactataatattacacctaacgtaaattaaacttttcaaatttgtcgGCGCATGCGCGTCTCATACTTTCGCGGCTAACAAAACTTGCGCTGTTGCCACAGCTTTATTAACGTATCCCCTCCTCAGTTaaagtctggtaaatttttcattacttattaacttaataaatatctctgaaactgtgtggtaattatcaatgaatttttttttttttaattgtttagttgttagttaacgttactctagttttttaaaaagatcctaagaaaagtttctaagatataaaaatgtttgtaggtaaatttttcgatatcccgtataccgtaatgtataagagcgttcaaaactcaaactttaaaattatatatctcggaaactagatggtaaaaaattctcaaattgcgccaatcgacgcagaattatatgaacattaatctaccaaaattaaaaaaaaatcctaagaaaacgactttggcgagggtactaccttaagaatattttatatataaaattaatcctaaatattttttaacgagTTTTTTAACGAttagatcctgaaatttttagaacggcggtttttttttttcaaaaatatgaattttttaattaaaaaaaaaaaattttttttgttttttgcaacttctaaataacgtaaagttatgcagatacatagtattgtaattttgagcattaaaaaattaaatgcacgacgtggaaatattaaataataaactaatttcaacttttttttattttttggacataATCTTAAAGTCAGGCTTAACTCATGTAAtgatataatttgttatttatccttctttcatttcatttaaagTTGTTGACACCACTTATCGTCTTATTAACATGCAAATAATTTCTCCATGTGACGTTGCAGCCGTATTCATaatcaaaatcaattttaaatttggattgatctcaaaactaatttatatttgtgtcaaaatatgaatttcaatcttaaactcattttgaatcagaatttttttgcacgggATTAGATACTgacatgaaaaatttaaataaaatagcataattttattaacagctGAAGATTACAATTTAATACAACTACGCCATCAAAACTGAGGAGATTCACTTCATTCTTCAATTGCTAGCATACTTAACTCTGTAAATTAagttctaaatattttaatagagTGAAAAGTTACCGTTGTATGTATTCAATACTTATATTTATCAGAAATTAGTTGTACCAAGATTTTTGTTGCAAATTCGAAATAACAATTCATAATGCATTcatataaaactttaaattttaaaatctgaaaaactttttttttagtataagagaaatttttcaattgactctttttaaaaatttatggaattttaagaaaattttgataatttattgtgatatgtaattttaaatttatttcgataaaaaaaattctttaatggATTCACGTCTATTTAAGAACCTACAAATAATTAGAAAAGAAAATCTATCATTTGattctaattataattattatgatgatGAGCGTTTAACTCTGTAAAATtataaggaaaaaataaaaattttaaaatgacagtttaaagtaaaatttataaaagctGGGTAAATTCTGTAagaattacatttaaaaactgCATTATTATATctaaaattgtgaaaaaaaattttttagatttttttcataaagatgttaattaaaattgtaattttttcagttttttaattggagtttttttttgtaactacAAGAaccataatttttcaatttttttcttcgtgtacgatttttaagttaacataactaaaaaaaaaaaaaaaaaaaaaaaaaaaattaaaatttacttcaaaTTGGACAGTTAATGAATCGtcataaacttttaatatcaTCGGAGCTTTACTTACTTCACCAACTATTAATTGAACTCCTAAATAACTTTCACTGTGTAAttctagaaaaataaataaaattattaatattttgtagttaattcaattgtttattataattgtaataaataacatgaaaataatatcaaaattttttatttcacacaattca
Coding sequences within it:
- the LOC123259084 gene encoding ankyrin-1-like yields the protein MEEIDNYKEFKKLKILGEKNYDEVCEEIKAGGLSKDVVLKIGVQYKYLFSQYHFNSVDIRDCLFPRTVAMSIIHVAIALNDQAMIDHLLALNCNLQATTGYGYSVLQFAVMCNKLTTVQKLLATGIDTNNLGEDLQLLLVTAVDSNNLEMVELLISRGAQVNVGKFCHINESPFGCAVAESNVKMMELLISHGADVNLMMSGITLARTGTPLMAACFFRDTMDSVELLLNHPYIDIQAVDNFAESCVFVAARNDQLKNLQLILNTNIDINTKNIYNKLPVNVILGHNFEFDMFGRIFLKYSIKRHIVKLIVAGFYVCEENREAVEDEKFDNLRAECSEEIQLMKNTKELSTNWSYFTILRSSQHTLALRFKHVEVSVDQVKGWIEKFPLYGEILAFHVKKALQRKMILERTDQVLFELHSESYLEDKLIVGEDNIVRYLAVLSSHS